A section of the Streptomyces sp. CG1 genome encodes:
- a CDS encoding bifunctional methylenetetrahydrofolate dehydrogenase/methenyltetrahydrofolate cyclohydrolase: MTAQILDGKATAAAIKSDLTARVAALKEKGVTPGLGTILVGDDPGSQKYVAGKHRDCAQVGIASIQRELPATATQEEIEAVVRELNEDPACTGYIVQLPLPKGIDENRVLELMDPAKDADGLHPMNLGRLVLNEPAPLPCTPNGILSLLRAHGVEIKGAEVVVVGRGVTIGRPMPLLLTRRSENATVTQCHTGTRDLPAHLKRADIIIAAAGFPHLIRAEDVKPGAAVLDVGVSRNAEGKIVGDVHPDVTEVAAWISPNPGGVGPMTRAQLLVNVVEAAERSAG; encoded by the coding sequence ATGACCGCCCAGATTCTCGATGGCAAGGCCACCGCAGCCGCGATCAAGTCCGATCTGACCGCCCGCGTGGCGGCGCTGAAGGAGAAGGGCGTCACGCCCGGCCTCGGCACGATCCTGGTCGGGGACGACCCCGGCAGCCAGAAGTACGTCGCCGGCAAGCACCGCGACTGCGCGCAGGTCGGCATCGCCTCCATCCAGCGCGAACTTCCGGCCACCGCGACCCAGGAGGAGATCGAGGCGGTCGTCCGCGAGCTGAACGAGGACCCGGCCTGCACCGGGTACATCGTCCAGCTGCCGCTGCCCAAGGGCATCGACGAGAACCGCGTCCTGGAGCTGATGGACCCGGCCAAGGACGCCGACGGCCTGCACCCGATGAACCTCGGACGGCTGGTCCTCAACGAGCCGGCGCCGCTGCCCTGCACCCCCAACGGCATCCTCAGCCTGCTGCGGGCCCACGGAGTCGAGATCAAGGGCGCCGAGGTCGTGGTCGTCGGGCGTGGCGTGACCATCGGGCGGCCGATGCCGCTGCTGCTCACCCGGCGCAGCGAGAACGCCACCGTGACCCAGTGCCACACCGGCACCCGCGATCTGCCCGCCCACCTGAAGCGGGCCGACATCATCATCGCCGCCGCCGGCTTCCCGCATCTGATCCGCGCCGAGGACGTCAAGCCGGGCGCCGCCGTCCTCGACGTCGGTGTCTCGCGCAACGCCGAGGGCAAGATCGTCGGCGATGTGCACCCGGACGTGACCGAGGTGGCCGCCTGGATCTCTCCGAACCCCGGCGGGGTGGGCCCGATGACCCGGGCGCAGCTGCTGGTCAACGTGGTCGAGGCGGCGGAGCGCAGTGCCGGCTGA
- a CDS encoding DUF3017 domain-containing protein yields the protein MPAEDARAGAVTRGAKGAGSVTRGTEHGEERPERTTRRFPRITRDTARPEGGGRAARGDAPAPARQWPLLVVLGAVALGLLLTSLDFFRAGTLLIGAALLAGAVMRWILPSVGMLAVRSRFTDIATYGILGLAIVLLALMAQPKPWIVVPFLKDTLHFTLNSNR from the coding sequence GTGCCGGCTGAGGACGCCCGCGCGGGGGCGGTCACCCGCGGAGCGAAGGGCGCGGGGTCGGTCACCCGCGGTACGGAGCACGGCGAGGAGCGGCCCGAGCGGACCACCCGCCGCTTCCCGCGGATCACGCGGGACACCGCACGGCCGGAGGGCGGCGGCCGGGCCGCGCGCGGTGACGCCCCGGCCCCGGCGCGGCAGTGGCCCCTGCTCGTCGTGCTCGGTGCGGTCGCGCTCGGCCTGCTGCTGACCTCGCTCGACTTCTTCCGCGCCGGCACCCTGCTGATCGGCGCCGCCCTGCTGGCCGGCGCGGTCATGCGCTGGATACTCCCCAGCGTCGGCATGCTCGCCGTACGGTCCCGGTTCACGGACATCGCCACCTACGGCATCCTCGGCCTCGCGATCGTCCTGCTGGCGTTGATGGCCCAGCCCAAGCCGTGGATCGTGGTCCCGTTCCTGAAGGACACGCTGCACTTCACGCTCAACAGCAACAGGTAG
- a CDS encoding DUF2690 domain-containing protein, with protein sequence MPRWKDLPEDLDPQIKEFTSQVRRLVDHSGLSVAALADRTGYSKTSWERYLGGRLLAPKGAIVALAEVTGTNPVHLTTMWELAERAWSRAEMRHDRTMEAIRISQARAALGDFGAAEATGGPSGRTSADSSGRGGADSSGPGGDDASGRTGGGSSGRTGRKGGGVGAAMGIAGPAGVSPTIPPQPTAPDADAREGAGRAPGDRDGAGRDSGSSGGNSWGLAGYQGPSRASARPGAGAGAGTGAGGAAASGGASPSAPGWTPSTPNPYDGQSPAAGPAGGTPSGGDTPPRGSAGRQRVVMFVAGLVGVLVVIAAVFYVTSRGGARHESAAKPSPSATHASPPPGVKCAGSGCDGKDAEAMGCSGDLVTTAKTATVGTTTLEVRYSKACGTAWGRITGAGRGDKVQVSAGPVQHTGETSGVGDTIAYTPMVAVKDAAQAKACATLASGRTGCTK encoded by the coding sequence ATGCCTCGCTGGAAAGACCTGCCCGAGGATCTGGACCCGCAGATCAAGGAGTTCACCAGCCAGGTGCGCCGGCTCGTGGACCACAGCGGCCTGAGCGTCGCGGCACTCGCCGACCGCACGGGCTACAGCAAGACGTCCTGGGAGCGTTATCTGGGCGGCCGGCTCCTCGCGCCCAAGGGCGCGATCGTCGCGCTCGCCGAGGTCACCGGCACCAATCCGGTGCATCTGACCACGATGTGGGAGCTTGCCGAACGCGCCTGGAGCCGTGCGGAGATGCGGCACGACCGCACCATGGAGGCGATCCGCATCTCCCAGGCACGCGCCGCACTCGGGGACTTCGGCGCGGCGGAGGCCACCGGGGGGCCGTCCGGCCGTACGAGTGCCGACTCGTCCGGTCGTGGGGGTGCCGACTCGTCGGGTCCTGGGGGTGACGATGCGTCCGGTCGTACGGGTGGGGGATCGTCCGGTCGTACGGGTCGTAAGGGTGGCGGTGTCGGTGCCGCCATGGGGATCGCTGGTCCGGCCGGTGTCTCGCCGACGATTCCTCCTCAGCCGACGGCCCCGGACGCCGACGCCCGCGAGGGTGCGGGCCGCGCTCCGGGCGACCGTGACGGTGCCGGGCGTGACAGCGGGAGCTCCGGCGGCAACTCCTGGGGCCTGGCCGGGTATCAGGGACCGTCCCGGGCGAGCGCCCGCCCTGGCGCCGGGGCAGGCGCGGGTACCGGGGCGGGTGGTGCCGCTGCCTCGGGCGGTGCCTCGCCCAGCGCCCCCGGCTGGACGCCGAGCACCCCGAACCCGTACGACGGACAGTCGCCGGCGGCCGGGCCCGCTGGGGGTACCCCCTCTGGGGGAGATACCCCGCCCCGGGGGAGTGCCGGCCGGCAGCGGGTGGTCATGTTCGTCGCGGGGCTCGTCGGTGTGCTCGTCGTCATCGCCGCCGTCTTCTACGTCACCAGCCGGGGCGGTGCGCGGCACGAGAGCGCCGCCAAGCCGTCCCCGAGCGCGACGCATGCGAGCCCGCCGCCGGGCGTCAAGTGCGCCGGCTCCGGCTGCGACGGCAAGGACGCCGAGGCCATGGGGTGCAGCGGCGACCTGGTGACCACCGCCAAGACCGCCACCGTCGGCACCACCACCCTGGAGGTCCGCTACAGCAAGGCCTGCGGCACCGCCTGGGGCCGGATCACCGGCGCCGGCCGGGGCGACAAGGTCCAGGTGTCCGCCGGCCCGGTCCAACACACGGGCGAGACCAGCGGCGTGGGCGACACCATCGCGTACACCCCGATGGTCGCCGTGAAGGACGCGGCCCAGGCCAAGGCGTGCGCGACGCTGGCGTCCGGGCGGACGGGGTGCACGAAGTAG
- a CDS encoding malate dehydrogenase yields the protein MTRTPVNVTVTGAAGQIGYALLFRIASGQLLGADVPVKLRLLEITPALKAAEGTAMELDDCAFPLLQGIDISDDPNVAFDGANVALLVGARPRTKGMERGDLLEANGGIFKPQGKAINDHAADDIKVLVVGNPANTNALIAQAAAPDVPAERFTAMTRLDHNRALTQLSKKTGTPVSEIKRLTIWGNHSATQYPDIFHATVAGKNAAEVVNDEKWLAEDFIPTVAKRGAAIIEARGASSAASAANAAIDHVYTWVNGTAEGDWASMGIPSDGSYGVPEGLISSFPVTVKDGKYEIVQGLDINDFSRARIDASVKELEEEREAVRSLGLI from the coding sequence ATGACCCGCACTCCCGTGAACGTCACCGTCACCGGCGCGGCCGGCCAGATCGGTTACGCCCTGCTCTTCCGCATCGCCTCCGGCCAGCTGCTCGGCGCGGACGTGCCGGTCAAGCTCCGCCTCCTGGAGATCACCCCCGCGCTGAAGGCCGCCGAGGGCACGGCGATGGAGCTCGACGACTGCGCCTTCCCCCTCCTCCAGGGCATCGACATCAGCGACGACCCGAACGTCGCCTTCGACGGCGCCAACGTAGCCCTCCTCGTGGGCGCCCGCCCGCGCACCAAGGGCATGGAGCGCGGCGACCTGCTGGAGGCCAACGGCGGCATCTTCAAGCCGCAGGGCAAGGCCATCAACGACCACGCCGCGGACGACATCAAGGTCCTGGTCGTCGGCAACCCGGCCAACACCAACGCGCTCATCGCGCAGGCCGCCGCGCCGGACGTCCCGGCCGAGCGCTTCACCGCGATGACCCGCCTGGACCACAACCGCGCGCTGACCCAGCTGTCGAAGAAGACGGGCACGCCGGTCTCCGAGATCAAGCGCCTGACCATCTGGGGCAACCACTCCGCCACGCAGTACCCGGACATCTTCCACGCCACGGTCGCCGGCAAGAACGCCGCCGAGGTCGTGAACGACGAGAAGTGGCTGGCCGAGGACTTCATCCCGACCGTCGCCAAGCGCGGTGCCGCGATCATCGAGGCCCGCGGTGCCTCGTCGGCCGCCTCCGCCGCCAACGCCGCCATCGACCACGTGTACACCTGGGTCAACGGCACGGCCGAGGGCGACTGGGCCTCCATGGGCATCCCGTCCGACGGCTCCTACGGCGTCCCGGAGGGCCTGATCTCCTCCTTCCCGGTGACCGTCAAGGACGGCAAGTACGAGATCGTCCAGGGCCTGGACATCAACGACTTCTCCCGCGCCCGCATCGACGCGTCGGTGAAGGAGCTGGAGGAGGAGCGCGAGGCGGTCCGCTCGCTCGGCCTCATCTGA
- a CDS encoding GNAT family N-acetyltransferase, translated as MQIFDPGQGVGRPVTDEDVAAFRSFNRYFTRRIGVLDDHYLGQGRPLGEARLLFEIGDGVSLRELRGRLGLDAGYLSRMVKALDAQGMVRVGVPAHDNRLRRVELTPAGRAEVAEQNRRSDALVAGLLDGLTPAQRAELSGAMASAERLLRLAAITVETVDGASPDARACLDTYAADIGARFPEGFDKAALVRPEEVTGDAGAFLVAYEERRPVGCGALRRLEPGVGEIRHVWVHPGARRLGLARRLLDRLEREALARGLDVVRLDTHAVLKEAQTMYQACGYTEIPRYDDNVYAAHWFEKRLQGLSGA; from the coding sequence ATGCAGATCTTTGACCCAGGTCAAGGAGTCGGGCGACCGGTCACGGACGAGGACGTCGCCGCCTTCCGCAGCTTCAATCGGTACTTCACGCGCCGTATCGGCGTCCTGGACGACCACTACCTCGGTCAGGGCCGGCCGCTCGGTGAGGCCCGGCTGCTGTTCGAGATCGGTGACGGGGTGTCCCTGCGGGAGCTGCGGGGGCGACTCGGGCTGGACGCCGGCTATCTCAGCCGGATGGTGAAGGCGCTGGACGCGCAGGGCATGGTCCGGGTCGGTGTGCCCGCGCACGACAACCGGCTGCGCAGGGTCGAGCTGACCCCGGCCGGCCGCGCCGAGGTCGCCGAGCAGAACCGCCGGTCCGACGCGCTCGTGGCCGGCCTCCTCGACGGGCTCACCCCCGCCCAGCGGGCCGAGCTGAGCGGGGCCATGGCGAGCGCGGAGCGGCTGCTGCGGCTGGCCGCGATCACCGTCGAGACCGTCGACGGCGCCTCCCCGGACGCGCGGGCCTGCCTCGACACCTACGCGGCGGACATCGGCGCCCGCTTCCCCGAGGGCTTCGACAAGGCGGCCCTGGTCCGGCCCGAGGAGGTGACCGGCGACGCCGGCGCCTTCCTGGTGGCGTACGAGGAACGGCGTCCGGTGGGCTGCGGGGCCCTGCGCCGCCTGGAACCGGGCGTGGGCGAGATCCGGCATGTGTGGGTGCACCCCGGGGCACGGCGGCTGGGGCTCGCGCGGCGGCTGCTCGACCGGCTGGAGCGCGAGGCCCTCGCGCGCGGCCTGGACGTCGTACGTCTGGACACGCACGCCGTGCTCAAGGAGGCGCAGACGATGTACCAGGCGTGCGGGTACACCGAGATCCCGCGCTACGACGACAACGTCTACGCCGCCCACTGGTTCGAGAAGCGGCTCCAGGGCCTATCCGGCGCCTGA
- a CDS encoding aldehyde dehydrogenase family protein has translation MADRTERQAQATIHAGGEWLGAISGATREVLDPADARPFAVVAEGDEKDAERAVAAARQAFDHGPWPHTPVADRAALLRRVADLLVRDREELGLLESQDAGKTVEEGRIDIDCVADAFRYFADLVAAEAPGRVVDAGSPDIHSVVVHEPVGVCALITPWNYPLLQASWKIAPALAAGNTFVIKPSEITPMTTIALIELLAEAGLPAGVANIVTGPGHTVGARFAEHPDVDLVSFTGGLVSGVKVAQAAAPTVKKVALELGGKNPNVVFADACATEEGFDTAVDQALNAAFIHSGQVCSAGGRLIIEESVRDRFVTELARRAQRIRLGRGTADGVECGPLVSWQQRAKTEAYVASALEEGAVLRCGGKRPEPSEDRPESGYFYEPTVLDACHREMKVVREEVFGPVLTVETFRTEDEAVFLANDTEYGLAGAVWTADAGRARRVAGRLRHGTVWINDFHPYLPQAEWGGFGKSGTGRELGPAGLAEYREAKHVYQNLAPKPVRWFAGGTG, from the coding sequence ATGGCGGACAGAACGGAACGACAGGCCCAGGCGACCATCCACGCGGGGGGCGAGTGGCTGGGAGCGATCTCGGGCGCGACGCGCGAGGTCCTCGACCCCGCGGACGCCCGGCCGTTCGCCGTGGTCGCGGAGGGTGACGAGAAGGATGCCGAGCGCGCGGTGGCCGCCGCCCGGCAGGCCTTCGACCACGGCCCCTGGCCCCACACCCCGGTCGCCGACCGCGCCGCGCTGCTGCGCCGCGTCGCCGACCTCCTCGTGCGCGACCGCGAGGAACTCGGCCTGCTGGAGAGCCAGGACGCGGGCAAGACCGTGGAGGAGGGCCGGATCGACATCGACTGTGTCGCCGACGCCTTCCGCTACTTCGCCGACCTGGTCGCCGCCGAGGCGCCCGGCCGGGTCGTGGACGCGGGCTCGCCCGACATCCACAGTGTGGTCGTGCACGAGCCCGTCGGTGTGTGCGCGCTGATCACCCCCTGGAACTACCCGCTTCTCCAGGCCAGTTGGAAGATCGCCCCGGCGCTCGCCGCGGGCAACACCTTTGTCATCAAGCCCAGTGAGATCACGCCGATGACCACCATCGCGCTGATCGAGCTGCTCGCCGAGGCAGGCCTGCCCGCCGGTGTCGCCAACATCGTCACCGGCCCCGGCCACACCGTCGGCGCCCGGTTCGCCGAGCACCCCGACGTCGACCTGGTCTCCTTCACCGGCGGCCTGGTCAGCGGCGTCAAGGTCGCCCAGGCCGCCGCCCCGACCGTGAAGAAGGTCGCGCTCGAACTCGGCGGCAAGAACCCCAACGTCGTCTTCGCCGACGCCTGCGCCACCGAGGAGGGCTTCGACACGGCCGTCGACCAGGCCCTCAACGCCGCCTTCATCCACAGCGGCCAGGTCTGCTCGGCCGGCGGCCGGCTGATCATCGAGGAGTCGGTCCGGGACCGCTTCGTCACCGAACTCGCCCGCCGGGCCCAGCGGATCAGGCTCGGACGCGGCACGGCGGACGGCGTCGAGTGCGGCCCGCTGGTCAGCTGGCAGCAGCGTGCCAAGACCGAGGCGTACGTCGCCTCCGCACTGGAAGAGGGCGCGGTGCTGCGCTGCGGCGGCAAGCGGCCCGAGCCGAGCGAAGACCGCCCGGAATCCGGCTACTTCTACGAGCCGACCGTCCTCGACGCCTGCCACCGCGAGATGAAGGTCGTACGCGAGGAGGTGTTCGGACCCGTCCTCACCGTGGAGACCTTCCGCACCGAGGACGAGGCGGTGTTCCTTGCCAACGACACCGAGTACGGCCTCGCCGGCGCCGTCTGGACCGCCGACGCGGGCCGGGCCCGCCGCGTCGCCGGCCGGCTGCGCCACGGCACCGTCTGGATCAACGACTTCCACCCCTATCTGCCGCAGGCGGAGTGGGGCGGCTTCGGCAAGAGCGGCACCGGCCGCGAGCTGGGGCCCGCCGGGCTCGCCGAGTACCGCGAGGCCAAGCACGTCTACCAGAACCTCGCGCCGAAGCCGGTGCGCTGGTTCGCCGGCGGAACCGGCTGA